A stretch of Schistocerca americana isolate TAMUIC-IGC-003095 chromosome 3, iqSchAmer2.1, whole genome shotgun sequence DNA encodes these proteins:
- the LOC124607475 gene encoding heparan sulfate glucosamine 3-O-sulfotransferase 4-like: MENESLTHVSSDMMAPMAEFDKSPPSPPATPPLSAPDDLPPPPASASGSVHGSVSAAATATPAATASNAASLAGSSTAPTTVAASPNAVQQPPPEKLELAAAEK, from the coding sequence ATGGAGAACGAGTCGCTAACGCACGTGTCCTCCGACATGATGGCCCCGATGGCCGAGTTCGACAAGTCGCCGCCGAGTCCGCCCGCGACGCCGCCGCTGTCCGCCCCCGACGACTTGCCGCCGCCCCCGGCGTCCGCCTCCGGCTCGGTGCACGGTTCGGTGTCCGCGGCCGCCACCGCCACCCCGGCCGCGACCGCCTCCAACGCCGCCTCCCTGGCCGGATCCTCCACCGCCCCCACCACCGTCGCCGCCTCCCCCAATGCTGTGCAGCAGCCGCCCCCGGAGAAACTGGAACTCGCCGCAGCCGAAAA